The following proteins are encoded in a genomic region of alpha proteobacterium U9-1i:
- a CDS encoding glycerophosphoryl diester phosphodiesterase, whose product MMRRRDVLLGGAAQTLALGGCATLSTELRDPPIVIAHRGASGERPEHTLAAYRLAIEQGADYIEPDLVMTKDNILVCRHENEISGTTDVSERPEFAERRKAKSVDGVEAQGWWVEDFTLAELKTLRAKERLPQLRPNNTQFDGREEIPTFTEVLALAQQSNVGVYPELKHPTFLREQGVDPIPAFIAATQAFGGQRAADRMFVQCFEVGALATLAQLSSLRWTCIQLIGAQGGPWDQRPRPSADMISDQSLSEIAGYARGIGVEKSLIIPRNEAGGSLPATDLVARAHRAGLLVHAWTFRAENFFLPVELRAGDPGAADHMRQLGDLTSELRAFYAAGVDGVFSDYPGIAVRARI is encoded by the coding sequence ATGATGAGACGGCGCGATGTGCTGCTCGGCGGTGCGGCCCAAACTCTGGCTCTTGGAGGGTGTGCGACCTTGAGCACCGAATTGCGCGACCCTCCGATCGTCATCGCCCATCGTGGCGCCAGCGGCGAACGGCCCGAGCACACGCTCGCCGCCTATCGCCTCGCGATCGAGCAGGGCGCCGATTACATCGAGCCCGATTTGGTGATGACCAAAGATAACATCCTCGTCTGCCGCCACGAGAATGAGATTTCTGGCACGACCGATGTGAGCGAGCGCCCGGAGTTCGCCGAGCGCCGCAAAGCCAAGTCCGTCGACGGCGTCGAGGCGCAAGGCTGGTGGGTCGAGGATTTCACGCTCGCCGAACTCAAGACATTGCGTGCGAAAGAGCGCCTGCCGCAGCTACGTCCGAACAACACGCAGTTCGACGGCCGAGAGGAAATTCCAACCTTCACCGAAGTGCTCGCGCTCGCGCAGCAATCCAATGTCGGTGTGTACCCCGAGCTAAAGCACCCGACGTTCCTACGCGAGCAAGGCGTTGACCCGATCCCCGCCTTCATCGCCGCGACGCAGGCCTTTGGCGGCCAACGCGCCGCCGACCGTATGTTCGTGCAATGCTTTGAAGTCGGCGCGCTCGCGACGCTCGCGCAGCTGTCGTCGCTGCGCTGGACCTGCATCCAGCTCATTGGCGCGCAGGGCGGCCCCTGGGATCAGCGCCCGCGTCCAAGCGCCGACATGATCAGCGATCAAAGCCTCAGTGAAATCGCCGGCTACGCGCGCGGTATCGGCGTCGAGAAATCGCTCATCATTCCGCGCAACGAAGCCGGTGGTTCGCTGCCGGCGACCGATCTGGTCGCACGCGCGCACCGCGCCGGCTTGCTGGTGCATGCATGGACGTTCCGAGCGGAGAATTTCTTTTTGCCGGTCGAGTTGCGCGCCGGCGATCCGGGCGCGGCAGATCATATGCGCCAACTTGGCGACCTGACTTCGGAGTTGCGCGCCTTTTACGCGGCCGGCGTTGATGGCGTGTTTAGCGATTATCCAGGAATTGCCGTACGCGCGCGAATCTAA
- a CDS encoding inositol-1-monophosphatase, producing MTEREDLLAIAEAITAEAGAALRTHRAEWRVIESEHGREVKIDADTRVEALILEALAKRAPFPVLSEEAGWVEGAAGDYAWALDPLDGSVNYLREYPHCAVSIALLHKGDPVLGVVDCFMLGERFSGLVGKGAWLNGAPIRVSTISDPAKGILHTGIPARSSPESMRAFETRLSQWRKVRMIGSAATALAYVAAGRAEAYRESGSMIWDVAGGCALVRAAGGVAEFKGERLDAPLEVAAGNGLTPLPD from the coding sequence ATGACGGAGCGCGAAGACCTCTTAGCCATCGCCGAGGCGATCACAGCCGAAGCGGGTGCGGCGCTCCGCACGCACCGCGCCGAATGGCGCGTCATCGAAAGCGAGCACGGCCGCGAGGTGAAGATCGACGCTGACACCCGTGTCGAAGCGTTGATCCTGGAGGCCTTGGCGAAGCGCGCACCGTTTCCTGTTCTATCGGAGGAGGCGGGCTGGGTCGAAGGCGCTGCCGGCGACTACGCATGGGCGCTCGACCCGCTCGACGGCAGCGTCAATTATCTGCGTGAGTATCCGCATTGCGCCGTTTCAATCGCGTTGCTGCACAAAGGCGATCCGGTTCTCGGTGTGGTCGATTGCTTCATGCTCGGCGAGCGCTTCAGCGGCCTGGTCGGCAAGGGCGCATGGCTCAACGGCGCGCCGATCCGCGTGTCCACGATCAGCGATCCCGCCAAGGGGATCTTGCACACCGGCATCCCTGCGCGCTCCAGCCCGGAATCAATGCGCGCGTTCGAAACCCGGCTTAGCCAGTGGCGCAAAGTGCGCATGATCGGTTCGGCCGCCACTGCACTTGCCTATGTCGCTGCGGGGCGGGCCGAGGCATACCGCGAGTCTGGATCGATGATTTGGGATGTGGCTGGCGGATGCGCCCTCGTGCGCGCCGCCGGCGGCGTCGCTGAGTTCAAGGGGGAGCGTCTCGACGCACCACTTGAGGTAGCCGCCG